In Enoplosus armatus isolate fEnoArm2 chromosome 16, fEnoArm2.hap1, whole genome shotgun sequence, the genomic window GGCTCAAATAAAATCCACTGGTCACTTATGTCTATATGTGCCTATTAGTGACATTTCTGTACCTTATTTGTATCAATTTCCCAGTTACACCACCATAGACTGTAATACCTGACACTGGTGAGTTCTTTATCCTCTGGCGCCCTCTATTGGCCCACGTGAGACACGTCAGTGCACGTCACAGCGGAggtcacaacagaaaaaatggCGGCTCCCAGTAAAGCGACCGTGGTGTTGAAGGCTGTGAAGAAAATAGCGGTTCAGTTTTCTCCGTTTGAGTCTAATGTCCGGTCCACACGGTAAGAAGTGCGTGtttgatgtgttgttgtgtcgGGGAGTCGCTTTGTGTGACTGGACTTTGGATAAAAGCCGTAATTTGACAATGAGGCGACAGTGTTCAACAGCAGTCACCACCGGGAGATTATACCAGCTAGCTAGATAGTTCAGTGTTAAGGCTGTATCTTATTTAACTAGTAACTTGTTATGGCCTAACTAGGATGGTTTAAAGTATGTAATGTGGCTGTGAAGAGTTTCTGACATTAAATACTCACGACATAAGGATTTTCCTCTAGTTTACCTCTAATTGCTTActggttatatatatatatatttgttttttatttcagtcaatTCCCTTTTATACTTACCTGCCAGTATATGGAATTGATGTGTTTGAAATTTAGTCCAAACGCCTTTAATATTTGGTCtgaaatttaaagaaaagatgtaaatgaaatgattaaaacagttttaaatagAGGTCCTCCACACTAACACAGGTGTTGTCACTTAATTCTGGCTAATTAGACGGTTCAGGTTAATGTTGGGATGACATGACTTAACTAAACTTCATCAACCAATAagaacaataaaactgaaaataataataataagaagaagttAAAGAACTTGATATGTTCTTTATATGAGCCCTATATGTGAACAACCATTGTGTCTACTATCTGTAATGCAGTAGAGGAAGCAGTATTAATAtctgttacttaagtaaatataGCCATACCacattgtaaaaaatatttcaagttgaagtgtaaagtagcagaaaatggaaatatgcaaGTAAAATATAAGTACCTCcaaattgtactgaagtacagtactttgaTACATCTACTTAGTTACTTTACTTTCTGTAATGTGATCAGTCTGCAATAAGCTCTTCTTGCCCCACAGGGAGTTTCTGGCCAAGGTGGGCTCAGAGAAGGCCAGAGCTACCAACATGAACTGTGAGGTGATATCCATGGTGAAACATGACAAGTCTGAACCCATAGTGGATATTACTTATTGTAAGTATTACCTGAAGACATTCAAATGTGTGGGAGAGTCATAAACTGTCACACAGAGTTTTTATCCCCATGAAGTCAACTGGTGTTGTTTACTCAGGTGTATGCGCTAGATCTTTTATAGCTGATTTTCACTAATAATTGTTACACTATAAAGAAGTTACATGTCTAAAGCTTAGTAATATCAAAAAGAGGATGTTTAATTTGGCAACTGTAAAAGCTCAAGCTTGAGTCAAGGATGACTTTTATTAAACACTGATGCATTTAGGATGTTTTGGTTGACAGAGATGGACAACGGCAgagtaacaaacaaaaaactaaacgCATTGTAATGCGCCTGGAAAAcacttaaattacattttgacatattAATGTCCTCAGATTTGCTATTTTTGTCTAGTACTTTCTTTGAATTTGACTAGTATCAAGAAGAGACTACAGACCCGTTTGGATGTAAATTCACTTGACCCAGTGAAACCACTGTGGTGTACTGGTGGGTGTTCTTGGGAAAAGGCAGGGTGCATTGTCAGTCCAGCACCAGTTTAACCCTGCCTGTCCATTAAACACAGGAAAAGGTGGCACAACGCCTAGTTTTTACAACTCAAGACTGTATGACCTAGTCCTGGAATTTCATGCAGCTGTTGTTACTGCATGATAGTACACAATAAGTATCACTCCCACACACTGAGTCAAGTACTTACCAAAAGTAGAAATGTCTGCCATGGGTCAGCAGAACATTGTACGGATGGTATTCATTATGTGCTACTTGACTTGTGCTCAGAGTTAACTTTTCACCTTTTTGCTTCTTGTAGTCCTTTATACAGCGTGAGAGAGATCAGTCATTGTGGATTTATGAGTCATCtcattgtgtctttgtctttctccacTACAGTAGATGGAGAGAGGCTGGTGATGAAGGGAGCAAAGTTGACGAGCAACGAGATGCTGTCTGCTTTTCAGTCACGGTGCACAGCCAAGGATCCACAGGCGAAAGCTCCAGCAAAGAAATAACCATCTTCATGTTAAATATATCTGTGTTGAATTTATCTGTATTTAGCTGAGTTTATTCCTGATGTTTATAAtaaaattatttcatttaaatgtggtGGTTCTGGTGTGAATTTGATTCACTGAAGATACATAGCATTTATTGTGATGTGACGTAATTTGGACAGGCATGATATTGAGTCACttactcctcttcctcttgaaTCACCTGTTCCAAATTCCTCCACCATGAAAGGATCAAATGCTACCAGATGTTCTTTGCTATCAACATGAACTTTACTACCatcaaattgaaaatgtattgcACCCTCTTGTTAAGGGGAAATGGTAACAACATTAGCCACATCAGCTATGCTTATTTTCTCCGCATTAAAGACATCAATTGAAATGCTTTAACTGCTAAAAACGTGCTGTGATCAGTGCTGGGTCATGGTGTATCCTTGCATAATGTACCATTTTCCTGATAAAAGAGACCTTTCCAGCATTTGAGAGAACATTATGCAAGCTCCAACCTTTGACACAGCAGGCTTACATGTAATTTGGCACAGAGTTTTAGATGCAGCcccattgaaaagaaaaaaaaaacctttcaccCAGTGACAGATACCTGAAATCATGTCCACTCTGCTAGCTTCCCTCCTGTTCCATTAGCATCTGCAACTTAATGGGTTTTCACATAgaacatgtatttttttatgatcAGCTGAAACATGTTCTTGATGGGGTTTACTATTCATATTATCAGATAAATACTATATTGGCAAGTAAAATTGGTACCACCTCCAAATGAGTCACcctctgtaaaatgttttataagttgtaactaatggcttatTTAGTGAATCATTTATTAATAGATTTATTATAGATCggttataagccattaatgaGAACACATTATGTTCATCCTTTCTATTTATATTAATGCAGTTATAAAGGTTGCAAGTCCATTATTAAATGCTAATGGTTTCTCACTTTTTAACAAGCCATTAAGTCtacattattaatgttaataaatcaataacaaGGGAATAAAGGGTTTTAATCATCAAGTCTGCAGTTGCAAATGACATTAAGTTATTGATATATGGATTTGGTCTAGATTGTCTGCAGCCCATTTGTAGAAATAAGTGGTTGAACAATCTAACCAGTCAAAGGGGTTTTCCTCAACCTggaaacataaatgtgtttgatgGCTTAGAATTGAGCTACaacgattttttttttgattaaccattaataaagccactAGTAACCATTCATAACCCAAGGGGGGTTtgatcaataaaataaataatagttaGCATTCACCCACTACACCTCCTACGAGGCTTTGACAGTGTGCCACTGGCTTAAGACTAATGGGATATGTCGTTGTTGCATGCTAACAAAATAACCGTTGTTTGCCAAGGTTTCAATGAcaatatgttgacattttactCTGCAGAGAAGTGACAAATAGCCATTTAGTTtagaatataaacataaaattcaCGAAGATGTTGCAgattttggggaaaaaaacaattaaaaaaagttttatgaAAAAACCCGTTCAGTTAAAGGTGCTAGAAGCTAGGGAGGCTAGAGGCGGGATTTCAACGCTCTATTGTGTGACGTGGCAGGCTGTGACTGGTTCCCGCTGCGTCGCTGGATGTCGGACTGGCCCTTTAAAAAAACGCTCCGAGTGTGTTCCCACACTGAAAGAGAGTTGAATCCAGAGTCACTCCGCTGGTTGTTGTTGAGGATATCACACCAGAAACTGCAAACATGGTTGAGAAGTTTGTTGGGACGTGGAAGATGATTTCCAGCGAGAACTTTGACGACTACATGAAGGCTATTGGTAGGAGAATTAAGCTAGTTGATGGGAAATCACTGTCAGGCTGTCAGCTGCCAGTTGTGAATTTACTGTAACTCAtgctagtttttttttaaagtaactCCAGCTTTTTGATTTCGTGGATATCCTGCTCTTCAATTTGTACAGTATCTGAAATGTATGATAGGAATAATCTGGAGCTGCTTTGAAAAAGTCCAGTTTAATTGTCTGATTaagattgattgattcattaaaTGGACTTCCAGTAGTTGTGTTTGCTCATCAACACATTAAACCATCGAAACATTTCTCATTAGTGAGTGTTGTATTGAATGCATGTTTGGTGATCTTGCCCTCCCGCTGTGCAGGTGTGGGATTTGCGACCCGGCAGGTGGGGAATCGGACCAAGCCCAATTTGGTGGTGACCGTGGACGATCAAGGGATTGTATGCATGAAGTCTCAGAGCACCTTCAAAACCACCGAAATCAAGTTCAAGCTCAACGAGCCGTTTGAAGAGACGACCGCCGACGATAGGAAGACCAGGGTTAGTGTGGTCTGagggcaaaaacaaaagaaaaaaaccccccaaaatcTCAGCCTGAGTCTTTGTCTGTGCTGGGAATTAACGGCTTGTCTCTGTTGTGTGCCCCGCAGACCGTGGTGACTCTGGAGAACGGCAAGCTTGTGCAGAAACAGAGCTGGGATGGCAAGGAAACGAATATCGAGAGGGAGATCGCAGATGGGAAATTGATAGCGGTAAGGATTGTTATTCTTGTGTGAAACTTTATAATTTTCAAATTAGTTTATGCAATGGTTGCATTTTTAccagatgttttctttctttctgttgatGTGATAATTATGTTTGAATAAATAGGCTTCCGATTATTCCCACCATCAATGCGTTTTTGAATCCTAATTTGTAAACTCATGTATCTTAAATGAGTTAAAATAAGGAATTAAAACGTCATTGCACCACAGGAAATCCTAATGTAATGAAGGGGAAGCAATACAATTAAGTActttaaagacaaagaaacaaaatatcTCCTAATATTTCCTAGGAAGTAAGAGATTAAGAAAAATCCTATAAAAGTCACTAAACACTCCAATAGGAATATGCTGTACACATATTATAGAGAGATATGTAACAATAGTCTCTGCATGATAGCTGCAGCCTAAATTTTCCCCCAACTCAAAACACATGCAGGAATTCACCATGTTTGCAACTGCACCTCTTTTGATCTTCAGTCCAGCACCTGATCTCCCTCTTTTCCCCACAGAAATGCATAATGGGAGACGTGGTCGCAGTGAGGATGTATGTAAAGGAGGCATGATGGGGTCCTTGTCGGATGCATTGCTGGATGACAGGCTCAGTTCAATGAGCGTAATACCAAACTAAAGTAATGCCGTGTTCTGCTCTTCCTATTCTTTATCTTCGCTGTGTTGCCAAAATTACATTTCCGTGCCTCTGTTCTCCAACATGAcacatttggtttcatttggaaTTGTTGTGgtgattt contains:
- the mrpl53 gene encoding large ribosomal subunit protein mL53, producing the protein MAAPSKATVVLKAVKKIAVQFSPFESNVRSTREFLAKVGSEKARATNMNCEVISMVKHDKSEPIVDITYLDGERLVMKGAKLTSNEMLSAFQSRCTAKDPQAKAPAKK
- the fabp4a gene encoding fatty acid binding protein 4a isoform X2, which encodes MVEKFVGTWKMISSENFDDYMKAIGVGFATRQVGNRTKPNLVVTVDDQGIVCMKSQSTFKTTEIKFKLNEPFEETTADDRKTRKCIMGDVVAVRMYVKEA
- the fabp4a gene encoding fatty acid binding protein 4a isoform X1, whose protein sequence is MVEKFVGTWKMISSENFDDYMKAIGVGFATRQVGNRTKPNLVVTVDDQGIVCMKSQSTFKTTEIKFKLNEPFEETTADDRKTRTVVTLENGKLVQKQSWDGKETNIEREIADGKLIAKCIMGDVVAVRMYVKEA